From Acidipropionibacterium acidipropionici, one genomic window encodes:
- a CDS encoding winged helix-turn-helix transcriptional regulator, producing the protein MTRASVSGPSDQCVRNDVYAAMCPCRDMLDLLANKWSALAIGVLEETPHRFGELRRLLEGVSPKALSQTLKRLESQNLVTRTVYAEVPARVEYSLTDLGHSAAVPLRSLREWVEANAGTG; encoded by the coding sequence GTGACTCGCGCTTCGGTATCCGGGCCGTCGGATCAATGCGTCCGCAACGATGTGTACGCCGCCATGTGCCCCTGCCGGGACATGCTCGACCTGCTGGCGAACAAGTGGAGCGCCCTGGCCATCGGCGTTCTTGAGGAGACCCCGCACCGCTTCGGCGAGCTTCGGCGGCTCCTCGAGGGGGTGAGTCCCAAGGCCCTGTCACAAACCCTGAAGCGTCTGGAATCCCAGAACCTCGTCACCCGTACCGTCTACGCCGAGGTGCCGGCGCGAGTCGAGTACTCGCTCACCGACCTGGGCCACAGCGCGGCTGTCCCGCTCCGGTCGTTGCGCGAATGGGTGGAGGCGAACGCGGGTACGGGCTGA
- a CDS encoding PIG-L deacetylase family protein, whose protein sequence is MSTIVFFHAHPDDESSSTAGTMARAAARGNRVVLVVATGGECGEPAADLAGGETVADRRHRELEASAATLGVARVAWLGYRDSGMTGWTQNKALGAFMNAVLDEAGRKLADVLDEEDADALVGYDWHGNYGHPDHVMVHHVTWSGVEQAARRPRVLEVSINRDHQETVVRMARLRGLEEGFHMPDPTMLGDDGNPIGSPAADLRWGVDVRDLVDVKKAAMRCHASQVTDIEGFTSLPPELFEATFGWEFYREPGVVGSLDVNWPFEGGPWPGTPSHCTCDLEGRGWPVRSRS, encoded by the coding sequence ATGTCGACCATCGTCTTCTTCCACGCCCACCCCGACGACGAGTCCTCCTCGACCGCCGGCACCATGGCCAGGGCCGCCGCCAGGGGGAACCGCGTGGTCCTCGTCGTCGCGACCGGCGGGGAGTGCGGGGAGCCCGCCGCGGATCTGGCCGGCGGCGAGACCGTCGCCGACCGGCGTCACCGGGAGCTGGAGGCCTCCGCGGCGACCCTCGGTGTGGCGCGCGTGGCGTGGCTGGGCTACCGCGACTCCGGCATGACCGGCTGGACGCAGAACAAGGCCCTCGGAGCCTTCATGAACGCCGTCCTGGACGAGGCGGGGCGCAAGCTCGCCGACGTCCTGGACGAGGAGGACGCCGACGCCCTGGTCGGCTACGACTGGCACGGCAACTACGGTCACCCGGACCACGTCATGGTGCACCACGTCACCTGGAGCGGCGTCGAGCAGGCCGCCCGCCGCCCCCGCGTGCTCGAGGTCTCCATCAACCGCGACCACCAGGAGACGGTGGTGAGGATGGCCAGGCTGCGCGGCCTGGAGGAGGGCTTCCACATGCCCGACCCCACCATGTTGGGCGACGACGGCAATCCGATCGGCTCGCCCGCCGCCGACCTGCGCTGGGGGGTCGACGTCCGCGATCTCGTCGACGTCAAGAAGGCCGCGATGCGGTGCCACGCCAGCCAGGTCACTGACATCGAGGGGTTCACGTCGCTGCCTCCGGAGCTCTTCGAGGCGACCTTCGGCTGGGAGTTCTACCGGGAGCCCGGGGTGGTCGGATCCCTCGACGTCAACTGGCCCTTCGAGGGCGGCCCGTGGCCGGGCACCCCGTCGCACTGCACCTGCGACCTCGAGGGCCGGGGGTGGCCGGTGAGGAGCCGCTCATGA
- a CDS encoding LacI family DNA-binding transcriptional regulator: protein MARKVTSQDVAREAGVSRSAVSMVLNGRAEGAISAVNQKAVREAAERLGYRPNRIAQSLRDQTSHTIGVISDSIVTGAFGGLMLAGASVRAAESDYVLLVMGSDGRTDRNAEFIDALLARQVDGLIYAAEGMTAWAPPRIFRREPHILLNAFDPSGGSTGVVCDEVEGGYRATRLLLDAGHRDIVALTGTPDVEATGRRSAGHQRALAEAGIRGRELVCGWEIDRGLDLGTRVLEAEDRPTGVVCANDRVAAGVLLAAARLGLRVPEDVSVVGYDDDPNVAPQLGLSTVGIPHREMGVRAVDLLLGSLGEASLPGGEVVVPTPVMRRGSVAPPSR from the coding sequence GTGGCTCGGAAGGTGACCTCCCAGGACGTCGCGCGAGAGGCAGGCGTCTCCCGCAGCGCCGTCTCCATGGTGCTCAACGGGCGCGCTGAGGGGGCGATCTCGGCCGTCAACCAGAAGGCCGTGCGCGAGGCGGCCGAGAGGCTGGGCTACCGGCCCAACCGGATCGCCCAGAGCCTGCGCGATCAGACGAGCCACACCATCGGAGTGATCAGCGACTCCATCGTCACCGGAGCCTTCGGTGGCCTGATGCTGGCCGGCGCCTCGGTGCGCGCCGCCGAGTCCGACTACGTCCTGCTGGTGATGGGCTCGGACGGGCGCACCGACCGGAACGCTGAATTCATCGACGCCCTGCTGGCCCGTCAGGTGGACGGGCTGATCTACGCCGCCGAGGGCATGACGGCCTGGGCGCCGCCGCGGATCTTCCGCCGGGAGCCCCACATCCTCCTCAACGCCTTCGACCCTTCCGGCGGTTCCACCGGGGTGGTCTGCGACGAGGTGGAGGGCGGCTACCGGGCGACCCGTCTTCTGCTGGACGCCGGGCACCGCGACATCGTGGCGCTCACCGGAACCCCCGACGTCGAGGCCACCGGGCGGCGTTCCGCCGGTCACCAGCGGGCCCTGGCCGAGGCCGGGATCCGCGGACGCGAGCTGGTGTGCGGCTGGGAGATCGACCGTGGGCTGGATCTGGGCACCCGGGTCCTCGAGGCCGAGGACCGTCCCACCGGCGTCGTCTGCGCCAATGACCGGGTTGCGGCCGGGGTGCTGCTGGCCGCCGCCCGGCTGGGCCTGCGGGTCCCCGAGGACGTGTCGGTGGTCGGCTACGACGACGACCCGAATGTGGCGCCACAGTTGGGGTTGAGCACCGTGGGCATCCCCCACCGGGAGATGGGGGTGCGGGCGGTCGACCTGCTGCTGGGGTCGCTGGGCGAGGCGTCGCTGCCCGGCGGTGAGGTCGTCGTCCCGACGCCGGTGATGAGGCGCGGATCGGTGGCCCCGCCCAGCCGGTGA
- a CDS encoding carbohydrate ABC transporter permease has protein sequence MSTTDKTLPVRTHHRLSASLIGRIVVLAIALFLTLGPVVWTLIESLSPADSTGARHLSLAAYRDVFSKVDVVRLFWNSTLVTGLCAVGQMATAALAGYAFARLRFRGSNLLFGIILATMMIPMQVTIVPVFMLIRGMGLADTLWALILPALPTAFGTFLMRQYFMGIPDSLAEASQVDGASPWRTFRSIYLPLATPGLAVVGVLAFNGIWNEFFRPLIMTISNANFTLPLGLVSLQGKLGTGSMSTVLAGVVLSMIPALVVFIFGQRPLREGLTAGAVK, from the coding sequence ATGTCAACCACGGACAAGACACTGCCGGTGCGTACGCACCACCGCCTCTCCGCCTCCCTCATCGGACGGATCGTCGTCCTGGCGATCGCCCTCTTCCTGACCCTCGGGCCGGTGGTGTGGACCCTCATCGAGTCCCTCTCCCCGGCCGACTCGACGGGCGCCCGGCATCTGAGCCTGGCCGCCTACCGAGACGTCTTCTCGAAGGTGGACGTCGTCCGGCTGTTCTGGAACTCGACCCTGGTCACCGGGCTGTGCGCCGTCGGCCAGATGGCCACCGCCGCCCTGGCCGGCTACGCCTTCGCCAGGCTGCGCTTCCGCGGCTCCAACCTGCTGTTCGGCATCATCCTGGCCACCATGATGATCCCGATGCAGGTGACCATCGTCCCGGTGTTCATGCTCATCCGCGGGATGGGCCTGGCCGACACCCTGTGGGCGCTCATCCTACCGGCCCTGCCCACCGCCTTCGGCACCTTCCTCATGCGCCAGTACTTCATGGGGATCCCCGACAGCCTCGCCGAGGCCTCCCAGGTGGACGGCGCCTCCCCGTGGCGCACCTTCCGCTCCATCTACCTGCCGCTGGCCACCCCCGGCCTGGCGGTGGTCGGGGTGCTGGCGTTCAACGGCATCTGGAACGAGTTCTTCCGGCCGCTCATCATGACCATCAGCAATGCCAACTTCACCCTGCCGCTGGGTCTGGTGAGCCTTCAGGGCAAGCTCGGCACCGGATCGATGTCCACCGTGCTGGCCGGCGTCGTCCTGTCAATGATCCCGGCCTTGGTGGTCTTCATCTTCGGGCAGCGGCCGCTGCGCGAGGGCCTGACCGCCGGCGCCGTCAAGTAA
- a CDS encoding carbohydrate ABC transporter permease translates to MATTTAETVVATVPATPPAAHTPKEANRRKQGRMAAWFLAPTVIGVGLFTVVPMIASIVLAFFSWDIISTPKFIGLKNFATIATSSTIRVSFLNTFGFVIVAVILQIVVALGLAVLVQTKMPGWLRGFFRSAFFFPLILSAASVSLIMSYLFNEDFGTINKILALIGLGPVKWLSTAGGAMVVTIIVYVWQNFGFTFLLFIGGLSSIPADVYEASSIDGASGWNQFSRITLPLVSPTMLVASVMAIISALQIFDQPYVLTRGGPGDSTRTAVMVIYQSAFTELHFGLAAAIGLVLMLVIMLATWAQFKLSTKFVFYM, encoded by the coding sequence ATGGCAACCACCACAGCAGAAACCGTCGTCGCCACTGTCCCCGCGACCCCTCCGGCCGCCCACACACCCAAGGAGGCCAACCGCCGCAAGCAGGGCCGGATGGCCGCCTGGTTCCTGGCCCCCACCGTCATCGGCGTCGGGTTGTTCACCGTCGTCCCGATGATCGCCTCGATTGTGCTGGCCTTCTTCTCCTGGGACATCATCTCGACGCCGAAATTCATCGGCCTGAAGAACTTCGCCACCATCGCCACCAGCTCCACCATCCGGGTGTCCTTCCTCAACACCTTCGGATTCGTCATCGTCGCCGTCATCCTGCAGATCGTGGTCGCCCTGGGCCTGGCGGTCCTGGTGCAGACGAAGATGCCCGGCTGGCTGCGCGGCTTCTTCCGCTCGGCCTTCTTCTTCCCGCTCATCCTGTCGGCGGCGTCGGTCTCGCTCATCATGAGCTACCTGTTCAACGAGGATTTCGGCACCATCAACAAGATCCTCGCCCTCATCGGCCTGGGCCCGGTGAAATGGCTCTCGACGGCCGGCGGGGCGATGGTCGTGACGATCATCGTCTACGTCTGGCAGAACTTCGGGTTCACCTTCCTGCTGTTCATCGGCGGCCTGTCGTCGATCCCCGCCGACGTCTACGAGGCCTCCTCGATCGACGGGGCGTCGGGCTGGAATCAGTTCTCCCGGATCACCCTTCCGCTGGTGAGTCCCACCATGCTGGTGGCCTCCGTGATGGCGATCATCTCGGCCCTGCAGATCTTCGACCAGCCCTACGTACTCACCCGCGGCGGCCCGGGAGACTCCACCCGGACGGCCGTCATGGTGATCTATCAGTCGGCCTTCACCGAGCTGCACTTCGGGCTGGCGGCAGCCATCGGCCTGGTGCTGATGCTGGTCATCATGCTGGCCACCTGGGCGCAGTTCAAACTGTCCACCAAGTTCGTCTTCTACATGTGA
- a CDS encoding extracellular solute-binding protein, producing the protein MSSLSRRAFMALGGAAAIGTGLSWRRLSGLDIPGRNSDALSVCINGTAQDAAANQGLIDAFHKVHPDIPARITPVQGEDQSDFFAKVLTLVAAGTAPDVVMVATEGTQLFADRLAYPLDKFVMRDKADMQEYFDDVHPSLVESFMYQGHLYELPMDYNAANMFMSSKAMTMAGLDYPDMHWTWDDFHGYLKAMKKSATGSFRPFFWTNRLFGGIVPWLYTNDTSFIKPQRFTGGKWFWNQFYPKENQRSGGFRWTEPNAEDPKVVEAFEFMQELIAENLASSPVQGGGNELVSRFSEGVIGMTPAGGYWVEGLIEAGMKRTDYDAAYFPKGRTQQHQFGSTGYTIMKSSDKKDAAWEWIKFCSSLDGMRIVRRKPDSTAARRSWNTELYKNAGPRHWDIFYNTVDKFPTSAPIPAPPQEAAVESALIKNVTSAVTGSRTHVKVALKNLQRDLEQAFVEE; encoded by the coding sequence ATGTCATCCCTTTCACGACGGGCCTTCATGGCCCTGGGCGGAGCCGCCGCCATCGGCACCGGGCTGTCCTGGAGACGCCTCTCCGGCCTGGACATCCCGGGCCGCAACTCGGACGCGCTGTCGGTATGCATCAACGGCACTGCCCAGGACGCCGCCGCCAACCAGGGCCTGATCGACGCCTTCCACAAGGTGCACCCGGACATCCCGGCACGCATCACCCCGGTCCAGGGGGAGGATCAGAGCGACTTCTTCGCCAAGGTCCTCACCCTGGTGGCCGCCGGTACCGCCCCCGATGTCGTGATGGTCGCCACCGAGGGCACTCAGCTCTTCGCCGATCGGCTCGCCTATCCGCTCGACAAGTTCGTGATGCGCGACAAGGCCGACATGCAGGAGTACTTCGACGACGTCCATCCCTCCTTGGTGGAGTCCTTCATGTACCAGGGACACCTCTACGAGCTGCCGATGGACTACAACGCGGCCAACATGTTCATGTCCTCCAAAGCGATGACCATGGCCGGGCTCGACTACCCCGACATGCACTGGACCTGGGACGATTTCCACGGCTATCTCAAGGCGATGAAGAAGTCCGCCACCGGATCGTTCCGGCCGTTCTTCTGGACAAACCGGCTGTTCGGCGGCATCGTGCCGTGGCTCTACACCAATGACACGAGCTTCATCAAACCTCAGAGATTCACCGGCGGGAAATGGTTCTGGAACCAGTTCTACCCGAAGGAGAACCAGCGCTCCGGCGGCTTCAGATGGACCGAGCCCAATGCCGAGGATCCCAAGGTCGTCGAGGCCTTCGAGTTCATGCAGGAGCTCATCGCCGAGAATCTCGCCTCCTCCCCCGTCCAGGGCGGCGGAAACGAGCTGGTGAGCCGGTTCAGCGAGGGGGTCATCGGCATGACGCCGGCCGGCGGCTACTGGGTCGAGGGTCTCATCGAGGCCGGCATGAAGCGCACCGACTACGACGCCGCCTACTTCCCGAAGGGGCGCACCCAGCAGCATCAGTTCGGCTCCACTGGCTACACCATCATGAAGTCCTCGGACAAGAAGGACGCGGCCTGGGAGTGGATCAAGTTCTGCTCGAGCCTCGATGGCATGAGGATCGTGCGCAGGAAGCCCGACTCCACCGCCGCACGGCGCTCCTGGAACACCGAGCTCTACAAGAACGCCGGGCCCAGGCACTGGGACATCTTCTACAACACCGTCGACAAGTTTCCGACCTCCGCCCCGATCCCGGCGCCGCCCCAGGAGGCCGCCGTGGAATCGGCGCTCATCAAGAACGTCACCAGCGCCGTCACGGGGTCCAGAACACACGTCAAGGTCGCGCTGAAGAATCTCCAGCGCGACCTTGAACAGGCCTTCGTCGAGGAGTGA
- the ybaK gene encoding Cys-tRNA(Pro) deacylase: MPHSDAASPATRALARAKVKHTLHAYEHDPANHHYGEEGAAQLGFSPEVMFKTLVVKLKGSGVRNPLAIGVVPVSGMLDLKAIASAMGAKKATMADPADAQRATGYIVGGISPLGTKKRLPTCIDSSALSHDTMLVSGGRRGLSVELAPADLIRITGATTASIAG, from the coding sequence ATGCCACATTCCGACGCCGCCTCCCCCGCCACCAGGGCACTGGCGCGGGCGAAGGTGAAGCACACCCTGCACGCCTACGAGCACGACCCCGCCAACCACCACTACGGCGAGGAGGGCGCCGCCCAGCTCGGCTTCAGCCCCGAGGTGATGTTCAAGACACTGGTGGTGAAACTCAAGGGATCCGGGGTGCGCAATCCCCTGGCGATCGGCGTGGTGCCGGTCAGTGGCATGCTCGACCTCAAAGCCATCGCGTCGGCGATGGGCGCCAAGAAGGCCACCATGGCCGATCCGGCCGACGCCCAGCGGGCCACCGGCTACATCGTCGGCGGCATCTCACCGCTCGGCACCAAGAAGAGGCTGCCCACCTGCATCGACTCCTCCGCGCTGAGCCACGACACCATGCTCGTCTCCGGAGGACGCCGGGGACTGTCGGTCGAACTGGCCCCGGCCGACCTCATCCGCATCACCGGCGCCACCACGGCTTCGATCGCCGGCTGA
- a CDS encoding PfkB family carbohydrate kinase, with product MISPADPPAPISPADPPNAQGRLIHTGQALVDAVAEVPALPRRGGNTMATSYTRYAGGAVNTLVAAARCGGRAVHAGTIGTGPDGDLIREVLAAERVEVSSPAAGPDTGTCIVLVEPSGERTFITTTGAERLISVDSLQTSQPRPGDAVCVTGYSLALASTRDPLLDWLEGLPDGVDVVLDPGDVAADLPPAVLERMLALTTVWTGNAEESTALASGRRSASTSAGRDADPLSTKALQRCASRLPAGCVVITRDGPRGCAVLADGRTSLVPGFPQRAVDTNGAGDVHTGALIAARLASRSWPDAAHWANAAAAITVTRRGPDTAPRADEITRFLARVDLGWVLAQSGC from the coding sequence GTGATCTCCCCCGCCGACCCGCCGGCCCCGATCTCCCCTGCCGACCCGCCGAACGCGCAGGGCAGGCTGATCCACACCGGCCAGGCCCTGGTCGACGCCGTCGCCGAGGTGCCCGCGCTGCCCCGCCGGGGCGGCAACACGATGGCCACCAGCTACACCCGCTACGCCGGAGGGGCGGTCAACACGCTGGTGGCGGCGGCCCGCTGCGGGGGACGGGCGGTCCACGCCGGGACCATCGGCACCGGCCCCGACGGGGACCTCATCCGGGAGGTGCTCGCCGCCGAGCGCGTGGAGGTGAGCTCTCCGGCCGCCGGACCGGACACCGGGACCTGCATCGTGCTCGTGGAACCCTCGGGTGAGCGCACCTTCATCACCACCACCGGCGCCGAGCGACTCATCTCCGTCGACTCGCTGCAGACCTCGCAGCCACGCCCCGGCGACGCCGTGTGCGTCACCGGCTACTCACTGGCTCTCGCGTCGACCCGGGATCCCCTGCTGGACTGGCTCGAGGGGCTGCCGGACGGCGTCGACGTCGTCCTGGACCCCGGCGACGTCGCGGCCGACCTGCCCCCTGCCGTCCTGGAACGGATGCTGGCTCTGACCACCGTGTGGACCGGCAACGCCGAGGAGTCCACCGCCCTGGCATCCGGGCGCCGTAGTGCCTCCACCTCCGCCGGCCGGGACGCCGACCCGCTGAGCACCAAAGCACTCCAGCGGTGCGCCTCCCGCCTGCCCGCCGGCTGCGTGGTGATCACCCGGGACGGGCCACGAGGATGCGCGGTCCTGGCCGACGGCCGGACCAGCCTCGTCCCCGGATTCCCGCAACGCGCGGTCGACACCAACGGCGCAGGCGACGTCCACACCGGGGCGCTCATCGCCGCCCGACTCGCCAGCAGGTCATGGCCCGACGCCGCCCACTGGGCCAACGCGGCCGCCGCCATCACGGTCACCCGCCGAGGCCCCGACACGGCCCCCCGCGCCGATGAGATCACCCGGTTCCTCGCCCGGGTGGATCTGGGCTGGGTTTTAGCTCAGAGCGGTTGTTAA
- a CDS encoding aminodeoxychorismate lyase — protein MPAEQSLLVAVLGRGLLPRPVPVATADDLGLTRGDGVFESVRVVTTPDGTSTVGQLDEHLARLSRSFAGIGGPTPDLEAWRRLIDEIVGTWRFTGEAILKLMITNGPGVLPGSPLGVATMSQMPDEWVSAREGVDVTLLSRGYRSDSFAEAPWLLGGVKTMSYAVNMAAEREATARGVDDVIFTSVDGYLLEAPTSGLVAYEDGTLVTTPTGATGILGSITVDTALDGADEDGVETSSRLLRPEELETVDGAWLLDSATGVAPILTVDGAPVRQNPEMTARLRHWAGFVA, from the coding sequence ATGCCAGCCGAGCAGAGTCTCCTCGTCGCCGTCCTGGGGCGCGGCCTCCTGCCCCGGCCCGTGCCGGTCGCCACCGCCGACGACCTCGGGCTGACCAGGGGCGACGGCGTCTTCGAATCCGTCCGGGTGGTCACCACCCCGGACGGCACCTCAACAGTCGGGCAACTGGACGAGCATCTGGCCCGACTGTCGCGGTCCTTCGCGGGGATCGGGGGCCCGACCCCTGATCTGGAGGCCTGGCGACGCCTCATCGACGAGATCGTCGGGACATGGCGGTTCACCGGCGAGGCGATCCTCAAGCTCATGATCACCAACGGCCCGGGAGTGCTGCCCGGATCGCCGCTCGGCGTCGCGACGATGTCGCAGATGCCCGATGAGTGGGTCTCCGCGCGCGAGGGGGTCGACGTCACCCTGCTGTCGCGCGGGTATCGCAGCGACTCCTTCGCCGAGGCCCCGTGGCTGCTCGGCGGGGTCAAGACGATGTCGTATGCCGTCAACATGGCCGCCGAACGGGAGGCGACCGCGCGCGGTGTGGACGACGTCATCTTCACCTCGGTGGACGGCTACCTCCTGGAGGCCCCGACGTCGGGCCTGGTGGCCTACGAGGACGGCACCCTGGTGACGACACCGACCGGGGCCACTGGGATCCTGGGCTCCATCACCGTCGACACCGCCCTGGACGGGGCCGATGAGGACGGAGTGGAGACCAGCAGCCGGTTGCTGCGCCCCGAGGAGCTGGAGACGGTGGACGGGGCCTGGCTGCTGGACTCGGCCACCGGCGTCGCCCCGATCCTCACCGTCGACGGCGCTCCAGTGAGACAGAACCCGGAGATGACCGCCCGGCTGAGGCACTGGGCGGGGTTCGTGGCGTGA
- a CDS encoding TetR/AcrR family transcriptional regulator gives MAQRVHSQEKGRDTYHHGDLHHALVAAGMELARSGGAEAVVLREATRRTGVSPNAAYRHFDSREALLDEVAVRASRKLAESMKTSVARARAEFAGSDPKKIATEVILSACRGYIGFALMEPGWFNVSSAISDRAMTYLYDGASMPSGESATHEEPESVEEPEDGPRTARAVLADVLVLPEGISWAPSISAEDLELMLRSMLYGFSVLSTVGALRREDHTQLEGRLLSLIRASVAGAIKQ, from the coding sequence ATGGCACAGCGCGTGCACAGTCAGGAAAAGGGTCGGGACACGTATCACCACGGAGATCTGCACCATGCTCTGGTGGCGGCCGGCATGGAGCTCGCACGGTCCGGGGGGGCCGAGGCCGTCGTGCTGCGCGAGGCGACCCGCCGCACCGGCGTCTCGCCCAACGCCGCCTACCGGCACTTCGACAGCCGCGAGGCTCTCCTTGACGAGGTGGCAGTGCGGGCGAGCCGCAAACTCGCCGAGTCGATGAAGACTTCGGTCGCGCGCGCCCGGGCGGAATTCGCGGGCTCGGACCCGAAGAAAATCGCCACTGAGGTGATTCTGTCGGCGTGCCGTGGGTATATCGGGTTCGCGCTCATGGAGCCGGGCTGGTTCAATGTGTCGTCGGCGATTTCCGACCGGGCCATGACCTATCTCTATGACGGCGCGTCGATGCCTTCCGGCGAGTCGGCGACTCATGAGGAGCCCGAGTCGGTCGAGGAGCCCGAGGACGGCCCCAGGACCGCTCGTGCGGTGCTCGCCGACGTGCTCGTGCTGCCCGAGGGGATCTCCTGGGCGCCGAGCATCAGCGCCGAGGATCTGGAGCTGATGCTGCGGTCCATGCTGTACGGCTTCAGCGTGCTCAGCACCGTGGGGGCTCTGCGCAGGGAGGATCACACGCAGTTGGAGGGACGGCTCCTCAGCCTCATTCGGGCCAGCGTGGCGGGGGCGATCAAGCAGTGA
- a CDS encoding MATE family efflux transporter gives MTSPQPQTVSTHRQVLNLAVPAFLSLIAEPLFLMADSAVIGHIGTVQLAGLGVASTVLTTATGLFVFLAYATTAASARRMGAGDRAGAAQAGIDGAWLSIIIGVLVAALLVFGAPVVVGLFGTEPAAAGPAVEYLRIAGVGIPAMLVTMAVTGVLRGFQDTRTPLVVTVVAFSVNLALNLWFVLGLGWGIAGSAWGTLICQVGMALALVIVFVVRTRGAGASLRFQPAGVLGSLRDGIPLLIRTLALRISLLVTTWVAARLGVVALASYQVSMTVWNFLTMALDALGIAGQALTGASLGSGDRRRTRELTTLMVKWGAWVGVVLGAGVLALHRVLPVAFSQDPAVRAAMAAGLIVIAVMQPLSGVVFVLDGVLIGAGDGRWLSGAQVVMLVAYLPMILGVFLASPTGSAGVVWLWTAFGGFMLVRGLILAWRGRGDAWMRLGA, from the coding sequence GTGACCTCGCCACAGCCTCAGACAGTCTCGACGCACCGCCAGGTTCTCAACCTGGCGGTGCCCGCTTTCCTGTCCCTCATCGCCGAACCGCTGTTCCTGATGGCGGATTCGGCGGTGATCGGTCATATCGGCACGGTGCAGTTGGCCGGTCTCGGCGTCGCCAGCACGGTGCTCACCACCGCCACCGGGCTGTTCGTCTTCCTGGCCTACGCGACGACGGCGGCGAGCGCGCGCAGGATGGGCGCCGGGGACCGGGCGGGAGCCGCTCAGGCCGGTATCGACGGGGCCTGGCTGTCGATCATCATCGGCGTGCTCGTCGCCGCCCTGCTGGTGTTCGGGGCGCCGGTGGTCGTCGGCCTCTTCGGCACCGAGCCGGCGGCCGCTGGCCCGGCCGTGGAGTATCTGCGGATCGCCGGGGTGGGGATCCCTGCGATGCTGGTGACGATGGCGGTCACCGGGGTGCTGCGCGGCTTCCAGGACACCCGAACGCCGCTGGTGGTGACCGTCGTCGCCTTCTCGGTGAACCTGGCGCTGAATCTGTGGTTCGTGCTGGGCCTGGGGTGGGGGATCGCCGGATCGGCCTGGGGCACTCTGATCTGCCAGGTGGGAATGGCCCTGGCCCTGGTGATCGTCTTCGTGGTGCGCACCCGGGGGGCGGGGGCGTCGTTGAGGTTCCAGCCGGCCGGGGTGCTCGGCTCTCTGCGTGACGGCATCCCGCTGCTGATCCGTACCCTGGCGTTGCGGATCTCGCTGCTGGTCACCACCTGGGTGGCGGCCCGTCTCGGGGTGGTGGCGCTGGCGTCCTACCAGGTCTCGATGACGGTGTGGAACTTCCTCACGATGGCCCTGGATGCGCTGGGGATCGCCGGGCAGGCGCTCACCGGTGCCTCCCTGGGTTCGGGGGACCGGCGTCGGACCCGGGAGCTCACCACGCTGATGGTCAAGTGGGGGGCCTGGGTGGGGGTGGTGCTCGGGGCCGGCGTGCTGGCGCTGCATCGTGTGCTGCCGGTGGCCTTCAGCCAGGATCCGGCGGTGCGCGCCGCGATGGCGGCCGGGCTGATCGTCATCGCGGTGATGCAGCCGCTGTCAGGGGTGGTGTTCGTGCTTGACGGCGTGCTCATCGGAGCCGGCGACGGACGCTGGCTGTCAGGCGCCCAGGTCGTGATGCTGGTGGCGTATCTGCCGATGATCCTCGGCGTCTTCCTCGCCTCGCCCACCGGTTCTGCCGGAGTGGTGTGGCTGTGGACCGCCTTCGGCGGGTTCATGCTGGTGCGCGGGCTCATCCTGGCCTGGCGGGGCAGGGGAGACGCCTGGATGAGGCTGGGCGCCTGA